Proteins encoded in a region of the Pigmentiphaga litoralis genome:
- a CDS encoding acetolactate synthase large subunit — translation MTTLSAASDHSESGMPAGKPCTMQASPPTGTQTGPQTGSHWMLRSAAASGLTVCFANPGTTELPFVAGMDAVPDVRPILTMFEGVCSGAADGYYRISGKPAMTLTHLGPGFANAIANLHNARRAGSAIYNVIGEHMSWHIEADPPLNSDIESLARPVSAGVYRADSVASLASVTRQSLDNVVAPGGGIHSLILPMDLQAAPMDAPLHAAVAKPIDAPMDGAAIDRVAAGIAAGKRTLLLLGADALHEAALIEALRFRSLGHVDIVGETFPARSEHGGGLPAIRRFNPSAEQAHPYLLGFDCVALIGAKRPVAFFGAPGYPSFLGDPARTVPLCGGSEGARGVLRALAETLRLPVQSVQAPPPAQDHDRDNTLTAESAARVVAAHLPANAIVSAEGQTLAFPFNAIAAEAQRHSTIVLTGGAIGQGIPAAFGAAIAAPDRKVIGLQSDGSALYTIQTLWSMAREGVDATILIASNRRYNILINEMRRNGYDLVSPAVTDLLHLSRPDIDWVHLARGFGVNADRVETVAELRASFRRAMAEPGPKLIEVVLP, via the coding sequence ATGACGACCCTCTCCGCCGCATCGGATCACTCCGAATCAGGCATGCCCGCAGGCAAGCCATGCACCATGCAGGCAAGCCCACCAACCGGCACGCAAACCGGCCCCCAGACCGGCTCCCACTGGATGCTGCGCAGCGCCGCCGCCTCCGGCCTGACCGTCTGCTTCGCCAACCCAGGCACGACCGAACTCCCCTTCGTCGCCGGAATGGATGCCGTGCCCGACGTCCGGCCCATCCTGACGATGTTCGAAGGCGTCTGTTCCGGCGCCGCCGACGGCTACTACCGCATCAGCGGCAAGCCGGCCATGACGCTGACCCATCTTGGCCCGGGCTTCGCCAATGCGATCGCCAACCTGCACAACGCCCGTCGCGCCGGATCGGCCATCTACAACGTCATCGGCGAACACATGTCGTGGCACATCGAGGCCGACCCGCCGCTGAACAGCGACATCGAATCGCTCGCGCGGCCGGTATCCGCGGGCGTGTATCGCGCCGACTCGGTGGCATCGCTGGCGTCCGTCACCCGCCAGTCGCTCGACAACGTCGTGGCGCCGGGCGGCGGCATTCACAGCCTTATCCTGCCCATGGATCTGCAAGCCGCGCCCATGGACGCACCGTTGCACGCCGCCGTCGCCAAGCCCATCGACGCGCCCATGGATGGCGCAGCGATCGACCGTGTGGCGGCCGGCATAGCCGCGGGCAAACGCACCCTGTTGCTGCTGGGCGCCGATGCCTTGCATGAAGCGGCACTGATCGAAGCGCTGCGATTCCGGTCATTGGGCCACGTCGACATCGTGGGCGAGACCTTTCCCGCCCGCAGCGAACATGGCGGCGGCTTGCCGGCCATCCGGCGCTTCAACCCGTCGGCCGAACAGGCGCATCCCTATTTGCTCGGCTTCGATTGCGTGGCGCTGATCGGCGCCAAACGGCCAGTCGCCTTCTTTGGCGCGCCAGGCTATCCCAGCTTCCTGGGCGACCCGGCCCGCACGGTTCCGCTGTGCGGCGGCAGTGAAGGCGCGCGCGGGGTGTTGCGGGCCCTGGCCGAGACCCTGCGTTTGCCGGTGCAGTCCGTCCAGGCTCCCCCGCCCGCGCAGGACCACGACCGCGACAACACGTTGACCGCCGAATCGGCCGCGCGCGTCGTCGCGGCTCACCTGCCTGCCAACGCCATCGTGTCGGCCGAGGGCCAGACATTGGCCTTCCCGTTCAACGCCATCGCAGCCGAAGCGCAGCGCCATTCGACCATCGTGCTGACAGGCGGGGCCATCGGCCAAGGCATTCCCGCCGCATTCGGCGCCGCCATTGCTGCGCCCGATCGCAAGGTCATCGGCCTGCAGTCCGACGGGAGCGCGCTCTATACGATCCAGACGCTGTGGTCGATGGCACGCGAAGGCGTCGATGCAACGATCCTGATTGCATCGAACCGCCGCTACAACATCCTGATCAACGAGATGCGCCGCAATGGCTATGACCTGGTCAGCCCGGCCGTGACCGACCTGCTGCATCTGTCGCGCCCCGATATCGACTGGGTGCATCTTGCGCGCGGCTTCGGCGTCAACGCCGACCGGGTCGAAACCGTCGCCGAACTGCGCGCGTCCTTCCGCCGCGCCATGGCCGAACCGGGCCCGAAGCTGATCGAGGTTGTCCTTCCCTAA
- the gabT gene encoding 4-aminobutyrate--2-oxoglutarate transaminase: MSVAWNERKDAACPRGVGIATDVYASHAQGTELFDENGKRYIDFAGGIGVLNVGHRHPRVEAAVVDQARRFMHSCYQVLPYKEYITLAERLNAMVPGDFPKKTVFFTTGVEAVENAIKIARAATGRPAIISFNGAFHGRTMMGLALTGKVAPYKIGFGSLPGDVYRAPFPADGTGAAVADTMAAIQDLFRYDVEASRVAAIIIEPVQGEGGFYPAPVSLMRQLRALCDAHGILLIADEIQCGVGRTGTMFAMEHFGVAADITTVAKSLAGGMPLSGVVGRASVMDAPAPGGLGSTYAGAPLAIAAAHAVLDVFEKEALLEHGNLLARTMRQRLARAQERHTEITDVRGLGPMIAMEFSDEHGKPSAALAQALRMEALDAGLILLTCGSYGNAIRFLFPLNTPVGIFNEALDILDTALANVLRREHTA, translated from the coding sequence GTGAGCGTGGCTTGGAACGAAAGGAAAGACGCGGCGTGCCCGCGCGGCGTGGGCATTGCCACCGACGTGTATGCGTCGCATGCGCAGGGCACGGAATTGTTCGATGAGAACGGCAAGCGCTATATCGATTTTGCGGGCGGCATTGGCGTGCTGAATGTGGGCCACCGCCATCCGCGCGTCGAAGCCGCCGTCGTAGACCAGGCGCGCCGCTTCATGCACAGCTGCTACCAAGTGCTTCCGTACAAGGAATACATCACCCTGGCCGAACGCCTGAACGCCATGGTGCCCGGCGACTTCCCGAAAAAAACGGTGTTCTTCACCACGGGGGTCGAGGCGGTCGAAAATGCGATAAAGATCGCCCGCGCCGCGACGGGCCGCCCTGCCATCATCAGCTTCAACGGCGCCTTTCATGGCCGCACGATGATGGGCCTGGCGCTGACGGGCAAGGTCGCGCCGTACAAGATCGGCTTCGGCTCGCTGCCGGGCGATGTCTATCGCGCCCCCTTCCCTGCCGACGGCACCGGTGCCGCCGTGGCGGACACGATGGCGGCGATCCAGGACCTGTTCCGTTACGACGTCGAAGCGTCCCGCGTCGCGGCCATCATCATCGAACCCGTGCAAGGCGAAGGCGGCTTCTATCCCGCGCCCGTCAGCCTGATGCGTCAGTTGCGCGCGCTGTGCGATGCGCACGGTATCCTGCTCATTGCCGATGAGATCCAGTGCGGCGTCGGCCGCACCGGCACGATGTTCGCGATGGAGCACTTTGGCGTGGCTGCCGACATCACGACGGTGGCCAAGAGCCTGGCGGGCGGGATGCCCCTGTCAGGCGTCGTCGGCCGCGCGTCGGTGATGGACGCCCCCGCACCCGGCGGCCTGGGCAGCACCTATGCCGGCGCACCGCTGGCCATCGCCGCGGCCCATGCCGTCCTGGACGTGTTCGAAAAAGAAGCGCTGCTGGAGCACGGCAACCTGCTGGCGCGCACGATGCGCCAACGCCTTGCCCGCGCCCAGGAGCGGCATACCGAGATCACGGACGTGCGCGGCCTCGGGCCGATGATCGCGATGGAATTCAGCGATGAGCACGGCAAGCCATCGGCCGCGCTGGCCCAGGCGCTGCGCATGGAGGCATTGGATGCGGGCCTGATCCTGCTGACCTGCGGCAGTTACGGCAACGCGATCCGCTTCCTGTTTCCGCTCAACACGCCGGTCGGCATCTTCAACGAAGCCCTCGACATTCTGGACACCGCGCTGGCCAACGTGCTGCGCCGGGAGCACACCGCATGA
- a CDS encoding 2Fe-2S iron-sulfur cluster-binding protein, which produces MPSAIFEHPDGDRETVDIPEGWTLMEGARRDEIAGIDAECGGGAICGTCHVQVDGHWLARLKPADASESALLGIVPERTEGSRLACQIVMDDSLDGIVVRVPAEQLGL; this is translated from the coding sequence ATGCCTAGCGCGATTTTTGAACACCCCGATGGCGATCGCGAAACGGTCGACATTCCCGAAGGATGGACGCTGATGGAGGGCGCGCGGCGGGACGAGATCGCGGGCATCGACGCCGAATGTGGTGGCGGAGCGATCTGCGGCACCTGCCATGTGCAGGTCGATGGCCACTGGCTGGCGCGGCTCAAGCCAGCCGATGCATCGGAAAGTGCCCTGCTCGGCATCGTGCCCGAACGCACGGAAGGCAGCCGGCTGGCCTGCCAGATCGTGATGGATGACAGCCTGGACGGCATCGTCGTGCGCGTCCCGGCGGAACAGCTCGGCCTGTAG
- a CDS encoding NAD(P)/FAD-dependent oxidoreductase, translating into MNPLPVIVIGAGHAGVECAFALRQAGVPQDILLIGDEPHLPYERPPLSKAMLSDALDIERVQLKPMAAFDKARITLRRGERVTRLDTVARTVDLAGGESLRYSECILATGGRARLLPGMDAAQVHAIRTLDDALRLKPELVPGQRLVVIGAGYLGLEIASTAAKLGLHVTVLENGRLMAGKASPYTEARFAALHRDAGVELFTGVSVVGCEGQPGQWRVTVNGGAAHPPATLDGAQFDADLLLVSIGALPNTELAEAAGIACHDGIEVDALCQTSAPGVYAIGDCANAHSQHGQRRCRIESVQNALFQARTVAAQLAGKPVAALRPPTFWSEQCGKRLQMAGLVLLDAPIDDHVTHTDRGWVVERFQHGVLRAVEAVDSPIDFVQKTRLIAAPLSAETPACAPLLTEPQHA; encoded by the coding sequence ATGAACCCTTTGCCCGTCATCGTCATTGGAGCCGGCCATGCCGGTGTCGAATGCGCGTTTGCGCTGCGGCAGGCAGGCGTGCCGCAGGACATCCTTCTTATCGGTGACGAACCCCACCTGCCCTATGAACGGCCGCCGCTCTCCAAGGCGATGTTGTCGGACGCGCTCGATATTGAGCGCGTTCAACTCAAGCCCATGGCCGCATTCGACAAGGCGCGCATCACCCTGCGCCGCGGCGAACGTGTCACGCGGCTCGATACGGTGGCGCGTACGGTGGACCTGGCGGGTGGCGAGTCGCTGCGGTACAGCGAATGCATCCTTGCCACCGGTGGCCGCGCCCGCCTGCTGCCCGGCATGGATGCGGCGCAAGTCCACGCCATTCGCACGCTGGACGACGCACTGCGGCTCAAGCCCGAGCTTGTGCCCGGCCAACGCCTGGTCGTGATCGGTGCGGGCTACCTGGGCCTGGAGATCGCGTCCACCGCGGCCAAGCTCGGCCTGCACGTGACGGTGCTCGAAAACGGCCGGCTGATGGCCGGCAAGGCGTCGCCCTATACCGAAGCACGGTTTGCGGCCCTGCATCGGGATGCGGGCGTCGAGTTGTTCACGGGTGTCTCGGTAGTTGGCTGTGAAGGCCAGCCAGGCCAATGGCGCGTGACCGTGAATGGTGGCGCGGCGCACCCCCCCGCAACGCTGGACGGCGCGCAGTTCGATGCCGACCTGCTGCTGGTGTCCATCGGCGCACTGCCCAATACCGAACTGGCCGAGGCGGCCGGCATCGCGTGTCACGACGGCATCGAAGTCGACGCGCTGTGCCAGACCTCCGCCCCCGGCGTCTATGCCATCGGGGATTGCGCCAACGCGCATAGCCAGCATGGCCAGCGGCGCTGCCGGATCGAAAGCGTGCAGAACGCGCTATTCCAGGCGCGCACGGTAGCCGCGCAGCTGGCCGGCAAGCCCGTCGCCGCGCTGCGCCCGCCCACCTTCTGGTCCGAGCAATGCGGCAAGCGGCTGCAGATGGCCGGCCTCGTTCTGCTTGATGCGCCGATCGACGATCACGTCACCCATACCGACCGCGGCTGGGTCGTCGAACGTTTCCAGCACGGCGTCTTGCGCGCTGTGGAAGCGGTCGACAGCCCCATCGACTTCGTCCAGAAAACCCGATTGATCGCCGCGCCGCTGTCCGCCGAGACACCCGCGTGTGCCCCTTTGCTTACGGAGCCCCAGCATGCCTAG
- a CDS encoding 3-phenylpropionate/cinnamic acid dioxygenase subunit beta has protein sequence MTQTYLDIEPASVQQEIEQFFYREADLLDERRYDEWLALLADDIRYWMPVVRNVRRDAREQEYTREGLDVAWFDEGIETLRQRVAQINTGIHWAEEPASRTSHLITNVRLLGAPEGQTLAANEVRSKCRFIVYQNRLEGEVAWFVGKRVDTLRRTEHGLQVRRREIYLDQTVLLGKALTVFF, from the coding sequence CGAGCAGTTCTTCTATCGCGAAGCCGACCTGCTGGACGAACGCCGCTACGACGAATGGCTGGCCTTGCTTGCCGATGACATCCGCTACTGGATGCCGGTCGTGCGCAACGTCCGGCGGGATGCCCGCGAACAGGAATACACCCGCGAAGGGCTGGACGTCGCCTGGTTCGATGAAGGCATCGAGACACTGCGCCAGCGCGTCGCGCAGATCAACACGGGCATCCATTGGGCCGAAGAACCGGCCTCGCGGACCTCGCACCTGATCACCAACGTGCGCCTGCTGGGCGCTCCCGAAGGGCAGACGCTCGCGGCCAATGAGGTGCGCAGCAAGTGCCGCTTCATCGTGTATCAGAACCGGCTGGAAGGCGAAGTGGCGTGGTTCGTCGGCAAGCGCGTCGATACGCTGCGGCGCACCGAACACGGCCTGCAGGTGCGGCGCCGCGAGATCTACCTGGATCAGACGGTGCTGCTCGGCAAGGCGCTGACCGTCTTTTTCTAG